The following proteins are co-located in the Bombus pyrosoma isolate SC7728 linkage group LG12, ASM1482585v1, whole genome shotgun sequence genome:
- the LOC122573574 gene encoding uncharacterized protein LOC122573574 — protein MVAISSMKEKYVDVNAVASRRIRFEGIDNAFSSNIELRIASLKGYGTFLQNVFTSDSFRTIANVSVLISCQHGFPGLLSKSDQANGTKQTKRSRSCNGGGLVLYTHPTNQLYVIGISIEFFPKMHQICWRNSRLGLDRFQNL, from the exons ATGGTTGCCATTTcttcgatgaaagaaaaatatgtcgACGTAAATGCCGTAGCTTCACGCCGGATAAGGTTTGAAGGTATCGACAATGCTTTCTCTTCGAACATCGAGCTACGGATAGCTTCCCTAAAAGGATATGGCACGTTCTTGCAGAATGTGTTTACTTCCGATAGTTTCCGTACAATAGCAAACGTGTCCGTTCTAATTAGCTGCCAACACGGTTTTCC CGGCCTTCTATCGAAATCAGATCAAGCAAATGGAACAAAACAGACGAAGAGAAGTAGAAGCTGCAATGGCGGTGGTCTGGTACTCTATACGCATCCGACCAATCAGCTGTATGTGATCGGAATTTCCATCGAATTCTTCCCAAAGATGCACCAGATCTGCTGGAGAAACAGCAGACTCGGGTTGGATCGTTTCCAAAACCTTTAA